CCAGTCCTAGCCGAAATGCGTCTGTCCCCCGGTGGAGCTCTCCTGACGATCCCTCCCTGATAAGCCAATCTCCAAGGCACTGAGACCTCCCCCTCGCGCCATGTAACTCTTCCGCAGGTCCATCGGAATTCCCGCCAGGGCAGATCCAATCGAAAGACGATCATGTTTTGGATCCAACAGCCCAGCAGGACCCCGTCGGTCCTCCGATTTGCTAGGCTCTCTATTGAGCTGCTCACTCTCGCAGACTGTTGCAACAGGTGTGCAAGCTTGCAGGTAGCCCGAGAGGCAGTCGGTCAGTGATCGGCCATTGGTATAAATATCCTACCCCTTCAGCCCACTCTCTTCACCCTCACTTCCCCATCATTCTCCTCTATCTGTCATCTGTCCATTGACAGCAGCGACATGTTTTCGTCGCTCTTGAACCGTGGAGCTTTGCTCGCGGTTGTttctctcttgtcctcttccgTTGCTGCCGAGGTTTTTGAGAAGCTGTCCGCGGTGCCACAGGGTTTGTTCTCCCGACCCCCCGCCTCTTACGTCGTGACTGACGAGAACAGGATGGAAATACTCCCACACCCCTAGTGACCGCGATCCCATTCGCCTCCAGATTGCCCTGAAGCAACATGATGTCGAAGGTTTTGAGACCGCCCTCCTGGAAATGTCCGATCCCTACCACCCAAACTATGGCAAGCACTTTCAAACTCacgaggagatgaagcgGATGCTGCTGCCCACCCAGGAGGCGGTCGAGTCCGTCCGCGGCTGGCTGGAGTCCGCTGGAATCTCGGATATCGAGGAGGATGCAGACTGGATCAAGTTCCGCACAACCGTTGGCGTGGCCAATGACCTGCTGGACGCCGACTTCAAGTGGTACGTGAACGAGGTGGGCCACGTTGAGCGCCTGAGGACCCTGGCATACTCGCTCCCGCAGTCGGTCGCGTCGCACGTCAACATGGTCCAGCCCACCACGCGGTTCGGACAGATCAAGCCCAACCGGGCGACCATGCGCGGTCGGCCCGTGCAGGTGGATGCGGACATCCTGTCCGCGGCCGTTCAAGCCGGCGACACCTCCACTTGCGATCAGGTCATCACCCCTCAGTGCCTCAAGGATCTGTACAATATCGGCGACTACAAGGCCGACCCCAACGGGGGCAGCAAGGTCGCGTTTGCCAGTTTCCTGGAGGAATACGCCCGCTACGACGATCTGGCCAAGttcgaggagaagctggccCCGTACGCCATTGGACAGAACTTTAGCGTGATCCAGTACAACGGCGGTCTGAACGACCAGAACTCCGCCAGTGACAGCGGGGAGGCCAATCTCGACCTGCAGTACATCGTTGGTGTCAGCTCGCCCATTCCGGTCACCGAGTTCAGCACCGGTGGCCGGGGTCTTCTCATTCCGGACCTGAGCCAGCCCGACCCCAACGACAACAGCAACGAGCCGTATCTGGAATTCCTGCAGAATGTGTTGAAGATGGACCAGGATAAGCTCCCTCAGGTCATCTCCACCTCCTatggcgaggatgaacaGACCATTCCCGAAAAATACGCGCGCTCGGTCTGCAACCTGTACGCTCAGCTGGGCAGCCGCGGGGTTTCGGTCATTTTCTCCTCTGGTGACTCCGGTGTTGGCGCGGCTTGCTTGACCAACGACGGCACCAACCGCACGCACTTCCCCCCACAGTTCCCTGCGGCCTGCCCCTGGGTGACCTCGGTGGGTGGCACGACCAAGACCCAGCCCGAGGAGGCGGTGTACTTTTCGTCGGGCGGTTTCTCCGACCTGTGGGAGCGCCCTTCCTGGCAGGATTCGGCGGTCAAGCGCTATCTCAAGAAGCTGGGCCCTCGGTACAAGGGCCTGTACAACCCCAAGGGCCGTGCCTTCCCCGATGTTGCTGCCCAGGCCGAGAACTACGCCGTGTTCGACAAGGGGGTGCTGCACCAGTTTGACGGAACCTCGTGCTCGGCTCCCGCATTTAGCGCTATCGTCGCATTGCTGAACGATGCGCGTCTGCGCGCTCACAAGCCCGTCATGGGTTTCCTGAACCCCTGGCTGTATAGCAAGGCCAGCAAGGGTTTCAACGATATCGTCAAGGGCGGTAGCAAGGGCTGCGACGGTCGCAACCGATTCGGAGGTACTCCCAATGGCAGCCCTGTGGTGCCCTATGCCAGCTGGAATGCCACTGACGGCTGGGACCCGGCCACGGGTCTAGGGACTCCGGACTTTGGCAAGCTTCTGTCTCTTGCTATGCGGAGATAGTCGGCAGGTCACAATATAAATATGCATAATTTCTTGCCATTCCTTGCACATTTCCTTGCACGTTAGTATCGAGTGTTGTACACCTGTAGGACGAACGATAGTTCAGCCTTCGTTCATGGTAATGAGGCTTAAAATATCCAAGCGATGCGATTGACTGGTGGAGACGATCGACACGCGCCCCCTCGTATCGCAGTGAACTCTCCCATCCTCAGTCCTGTGTGAAAACCAGACAATGGAAGCCGCCAAGCAAGAATACGAGGTTTGCCCCGTCCAGCAACCATCCTTCTGTAACATAAAACactgctttttctttttccaaACCTTTCACTTGCAAAAGAGAAAGACTGTGTTGCGTTTGAAAAATGCTTCTCTCGCTTGTTACTGTCATATCCG
The Aspergillus fumigatus Af293 chromosome 4, whole genome shotgun sequence DNA segment above includes these coding regions:
- a CDS encoding S53 family peptidase; the encoded protein is MFSSLLNRGALLAVVSLLSSSVAAEVFEKLSAVPQGWKYSHTPSDRDPIRLQIALKQHDVEGFETALLEMSDPYHPNYGKHFQTHEEMKRMLLPTQEAVESVRGWLESAGISDIEEDADWIKFRTTVGVANDLLDADFKWYVNEVGHVERLRTLAYSLPQSVASHVNMVQPTTRFGQIKPNRATMRGRPVQVDADILSAAVQAGDTSTCDQVITPQCLKDLYNIGDYKADPNGGSKVAFASFLEEYARYDDLAKFEEKLAPYAIGQNFSVIQYNGGLNDQNSASDSGEANLDLQYIVGVSSPIPVTEFSTGGRGLLIPDLSQPDPNDNSNEPYLEFLQNVLKMDQDKLPQVISTSYGEDEQTIPEKYARSVCNLYAQLGSRGVSVIFSSGDSGVGAACLTNDGTNRTHFPPQFPAACPWVTSVGGTTKTQPEEAVYFSSGGFSDLWERPSWQDSAVKRYLKKLGPRYKGLYNPKGRAFPDVAAQAENYAVFDKGVLHQFDGTSCSAPAFSAIVALLNDARLRAHKPVMGFLNPWLYSKASKGFNDIVKGGSKGCDGRNRFGGTPNGSPVVPYASWNATDGWDPATGLGTPDFGKLLSLAMRR